A genomic window from Cotesia glomerata isolate CgM1 linkage group LG7, MPM_Cglom_v2.3, whole genome shotgun sequence includes:
- the LOC123268635 gene encoding guanine nucleotide-binding protein subunit beta-like protein 1 — MAILPPDPIYVLRGDMGPVHCLDFRISPYVEHLYAGAESGNIHIWDLQRHREICKLNAIKKQCLALHTLDDEYLIIQRKDGCVDIWNADGSNWILDKTIDTDYCGFSRYQILTDDIILLPLPNSQVGALSLTTQEFVYKLDPMVSKVPKPLGEVMAIKNCSLENNIILIAYESGDIAAWNIKDRVIVSWLNTDSCPMTINFDNYWMRGIIGNPTDKLEVFDLNKSNQLVHKTSITLKNSGTSLIASRPDSKVFAAGGWDGRVRIFSWKTLRPLAVLNQHRSNIFDIIYSKEKVQAFNNKNLMAAAGKDGTVSLWDLYNQ, encoded by the exons ATGGCAATACTACCACCTGATCCAATTTACGTTTTACGTGGGGACATGGGTCCTGTTCACTGTCTTGATTTTAGAATTTCTCCCTACGTTGAGCACCTCTACGCTGGTGCTGAAAGTGGAAATATTCATATTTGGGATCttcaa agaCATCGAGAAATTTGTAAATTGAATGCTATTAAAAAACAGTGTCTAGCTTTACATACACTGGATGATGAGTATTTGATTATTCAAAGAAAAGACGGCTGTGTTGACATTTGGAATGCTGATGGATCTAATTGGATACTTGATAAGACTATTGATACCGATTACTGCGGATTTTCCag ataCCAGATTTTGACTGATGATATAATTCTTCTTCCACTACCAAACTCGCAGGTCGGAGCCTTATCTTTGACTACTCaagaatttgtttataaattagatCCAATGGTATCTAAAGTGCCCAAACCTCTTGGTGAAGTTATGGCGATTAAAAATTGCTcacttgaaaataatattatacttATTGCGTACGAAAGTGGTGACATTGCAGCGTGGAACATCAAGGACCGCGTAATTGTCAGTTGGTTGAATACCGACTCTTGCCCGATGactattaattttgataactATTGGATGCGAGGTATTATCGGTAACCCAACAGATAAATTAGAg GTTTTTGATCTGAACAAAAGCAACCAACTGGTCCACAAGACATCGATAACTCTTAAAAATAGCGGGACATCTTTAATTGCATCTCGACCAGACTCGAAAGTTTTTGCTGCTGGCGGTTGGGACGGACGAGTCCGCATATTTTCGTGGAAAACGCTTCGGCCCCTTGCTGTCCTTAATCAACATAgatctaatatttttgatattatttattcaaaggAAAAAGTCCAAGCGTTTAACAATAAGAATCTAATGGCTGCAGCTGGCAAAGACGGTACAGTCTCACTCTGGGATCTCTATAATCAATAA